Sequence from the Egibacter rhizosphaerae genome:
TCGAGCACACGGTCGAGCACCTGATCACCAGCGCGGCCCACGACCCGCAGGTGCTGGCGATCAAGCAGACCCTCTACCGGACCAGCGGCGACTCCCCGATCGTGCGGTCGCTCGTCCGCGCCGCCGAGCAAGGCAAACAGGTGGTGGCGATCGTCGAGCTGAAGGCGCGGTTCGACGAGGAGGCCAACATCACGTGGGCGCGGGAGCTCGAGCGTGCAGGGGTCCACGTCGTCTACGGCCTCGTGGGCCTGAAGACCCACGCGAAGACCGCGCTGGTGGTGCGGCGCGACGAGGACGGCATCCGCCGCTACTGCCATGTCGGCACCGGCAACTACAACCCGCGCACGGCGAACTACTACACGGACCTCGGAATGCTGACCGCCGACCCCGCGATCGGCGCGGACCTGACCGACCTCTTCAACTTTCTCACCGGGTACGCGCGGCACGACAGCTACCGCAAACTGCTGGTCGCCCCGGTCTCCCTGCGCGAGCGGCTCACCCGCCTGATCGAACGGGAGGTGGAGGTCCATCGCTCCGGGGAGCGCCAAGGATTCATCCGCGCGAAGCTGAACAGCTTGCTCGACACGCGCATCACCCGGAGCCTCTACGAGGCCTCACAGGCCGGTGTGCAGATCGACCTCGTGGTCCGCGGCATCTGCTCGGTGCGCCCCGGAGTCCCCGGGGTGAGCGACCGGATCCGTGTGCTGTCGATCGTCGGCCGGTTCCTCGAGCACTCGCGGATCGTGCAGTTCGGCCCCGACGACGTGTGGATGGGCTCGCCCGACTGGATGCCGCGCAATCTCGACCGCCGGGTCGAGACGCTCGCGCCGATCGACGACCCGGAAATGGCGGCGGAGTTGCGAGCGACGCTGGACGTCTACCTCGCCGACAACTGCAACGCCTGGCACCTCGAGCCGGACGGCTCGTGGCGTCGCCGGATCCCCGAGGAGGGCGAGCCGCGGCGCGACAGCCAGCGCGAGCTGATGCTCGCCGCCGCCGAGCGGGCGCCCGACGCGGTGGAGCCACCGTACGAGCCACACCGGGTCGCCGGGGAGGCCTCCGGGCCCGACGCCGAGTCCGAGCCGGTTCCGGGGCTCGCGGAGCGCGTCGTGACCGCGCCGCCGGACGAGCTTGACCTGCGGGTGTGGCTCGACCCGAGCGAGCAGGGGGCAGGCACGGAGGCCGCGCGTTAGGCTTGCCGGTCGGCCCGAACCCCCCGGCCCCATCCGCGTGCCCGACCGGTCCTCGACCCGGACCGCCGGGGGTCCACGGCCGGGGCCGACCCCGCCGCCCCGATCCGGAGTCCGCGAACCGTGCCGCCGCCCGAGCCCAGCCAGTCCACGTCGTCGGACGCGATGACCCCGTCCTCCCGCTCGCTCCACGCCTCCGGCCAGCCTGCCGATGCGTCGGCCGGTGCGGGGGCCGAGCCGGAGGGGGCTGAGACGGCCCACGGAACCGAACCCGCGACTGGCTCGAACGGCACGGGCGAGCCGGGGCGGCCCTCCGGCGGGCGTGCTGCGGAGAGGCGCCGGCGACGGGGGGCGGTGGCCGATCATCCCGCGGCCTCCGGTGAGGACGCCAGCCGGGCGCAGCTCGCTGCCGCCACCGACCCGCGGATCGTACGCCGCGGACTGCGGGTGCTCGGGATGGGAATCCGCGAGGAGCCGCGGTCGTTCGCCATCGCCGTCACCGGGTCGGCGGTCTACGGGCTCGCGACGGTCGGCTCCGCGATCGTCCTCGGCGCGGTCATCGATCGGGTGGTCGAGCCCGCGTTCATCCAGGACGAGACGAGCACCCTGGCGCTCGCCGCCGCGGCGGCCGCGCTCGCGGGCGTCGCGTTCGCCAAGGCGGCCGGGATCGTCGTGCGCAAGGTCGCCGCGACCTGGATGCAGGCGGCCCTGCACGCCCGCTACCGCAAGCGGATCACCCGCCAGTACACCCGACTGCCGCTCTCGTGGCACCGCCGGCACACCACCGGTGAGCTGCTGTCGAACGCGAACGCCGACGTCGAGGCGACGTTCTGGCCGATCGCCCCGCTCCCCCTGACCTGCGGCGTGGTGGTGATGCTCGTGGGCTCGGGCGTGGCGCTGGTGGCCACCGACCCGTGGATGGCGGCGGTCGGCATCGCGGTCGCCCCGATCATCAGCTTCGTCAACTGGCGGTTCAACACGGCCATGCGTGGACCGGCGACCCGTGCGCAGCAGAAGCGCGCCGACGTCGCCGAGGTGGCGCACGAGTCGTTCGACGGCGCGTTGGTCGTCAAGACCCTCGGCCGCGAGAGCGAGGAGACCCAGCGCTTCCGCGAGGAGGCCGATGAGCTGCGTGACGAGCTCATCCGCTTCGGGCGCATCAAGGCGGTGTTCGACCCCCTCATGGAAGCGCTGCCGGCGCTGACCATCCTCGGTCTCCTCGTGGTGGGCGGTCTGCGCTTGGAGCAGGGCGCCATCTCCACCGGCGACCTCGTGCTCGTGGGCTACCTGTTCACCCTCCTCGCGTTCCCACTGCGAGCGATCGGGATGATCCTCTCCGACCTGCCGCGGTCGGTCGTCGGCTGGAACCGTGTCGAGAGAGTGCTGAAGGCCGAGAGCGACGAACCCGACGGCGAGGCGGACCTGCCGCGCGCCGACGGCCGCCCGGCGGACCTCGCGCTCGACGAGGTCCGCTACGTCTACGAGGATCCCGGGGCTCGGGAGACGCTCGGCGGAGCGCCCGGTTCCCGGCCCCGTTCCGCGGAGGAGGATCCCCGCGCCGAGGCGGCGTTGCGGGACGTGACGTTCGATGTCCCCGCCGGGCGCACCGTCGCGCTCGTCGGCCCGACCGGTGCGGGCAAGTCGACGATCGCCTCGCTGCTGGTGCGCCTGGCCGACCCGGCGGGCGGGTCCGTCGCCGTCGACGGGGCCGACGTGCGCGAGCTCAGACGTGCCGCGCTCACGCGCGACGTCGCGGTGGTCCTGCAGCACGCGTTCCTGTTCGACGACACGATCCGCGAGAACGTGACCCTCGGAGCGGACGTCGACGACGACGAGGTGTGGCAGGCCCTCCGCGTCGCACAGGCCGAAGGGTTCGTCAGCGAGCTCGACCACGGCCTCGACACGGTCGTGGGCGAGCGCGGGACGACGCTGTCGGGCGGGCAGCGGCAGCGCGTCGCGCTCGCTCGCGCGCTCGTGCGGCGCCCGCGATTGCTCGTGCTCGACGACGCGACATCGAGCGTCGATCCCTCGGTGGAGGCGGCGATCCTCGCCGGCCTCCGGGAGGCCGAGCTGCCCGCGACGATCCTCGTGGTGGCCTATCGGCGCGCGACCATCGCCCTCGCGGACGAGATCGTGTACGTCGAGCGTGGCCGGGTCGTCGATCG
This genomic interval carries:
- a CDS encoding RNA degradosome polyphosphate kinase, with amino-acid sequence MSDLDRRSDPGSPPSPVPPDIARVRPLPARDEDGRFRSPDHGDSELDDPAYYLNRELSWLEFNRRVLTLATDASIPLLERARFLGIFHSNLDEFFMVRVAGLKQQVASGVTRRTADGRTPSEQLGAIAERLHPMIETAQETFHEQLLPLLERQGVRIVSAEELSSADRGALDRYFEDEVFPVLTPLAVDPGHPFPYISNLSLSLAVTVSDRKTGDRRFARVKVPGVLPRFVPVADGQALLPLEELIESRLGRLFPGMDVLEAHAFRVTRNADLDIEEDEAEDLLLAIEKELRRRRFGAVVRLEVEDTMPAWLLQLLAEELEVADEDVYRLPGLLGLGDATELAEIDRPDLHWQRWTPVPHPRLRSGSGGEPADVFAAIRRGDLLVHHPFDSFEHTVEHLITSAAHDPQVLAIKQTLYRTSGDSPIVRSLVRAAEQGKQVVAIVELKARFDEEANITWARELERAGVHVVYGLVGLKTHAKTALVVRRDEDGIRRYCHVGTGNYNPRTANYYTDLGMLTADPAIGADLTDLFNFLTGYARHDSYRKLLVAPVSLRERLTRLIEREVEVHRSGERQGFIRAKLNSLLDTRITRSLYEASQAGVQIDLVVRGICSVRPGVPGVSDRIRVLSIVGRFLEHSRIVQFGPDDVWMGSPDWMPRNLDRRVETLAPIDDPEMAAELRATLDVYLADNCNAWHLEPDGSWRRRIPEEGEPRRDSQRELMLAAAERAPDAVEPPYEPHRVAGEASGPDAESEPVPGLAERVVTAPPDELDLRVWLDPSEQGAGTEAAR
- a CDS encoding ABC transporter ATP-binding protein — its product is MADHPAASGEDASRAQLAAATDPRIVRRGLRVLGMGIREEPRSFAIAVTGSAVYGLATVGSAIVLGAVIDRVVEPAFIQDETSTLALAAAAAALAGVAFAKAAGIVVRKVAATWMQAALHARYRKRITRQYTRLPLSWHRRHTTGELLSNANADVEATFWPIAPLPLTCGVVVMLVGSGVALVATDPWMAAVGIAVAPIISFVNWRFNTAMRGPATRAQQKRADVAEVAHESFDGALVVKTLGRESEETQRFREEADELRDELIRFGRIKAVFDPLMEALPALTILGLLVVGGLRLEQGAISTGDLVLVGYLFTLLAFPLRAIGMILSDLPRSVVGWNRVERVLKAESDEPDGEADLPRADGRPADLALDEVRYVYEDPGARETLGGAPGSRPRSAEEDPRAEAALRDVTFDVPAGRTVALVGPTGAGKSTIASLLVRLADPAGGSVAVDGADVRELRRAALTRDVAVVLQHAFLFDDTIRENVTLGADVDDDEVWQALRVAQAEGFVSELDHGLDTVVGERGTTLSGGQRQRVALARALVRRPRLLVLDDATSSVDPSVEAAILAGLREAELPATILVVAYRRATIALADEIVYVERGRVVDRGSHDDLFARVPGYRHLVSAYDRAERAGGSDTSHGGRG